The following are from one region of the Cetobacterium somerae genome:
- a CDS encoding HlyD family secretion protein encodes MLIHKKSILIYFIIFLSFFIILIGTVAVQMNIPYSSRAHLEYQISPVYSKVSGSVDKIFVKNGEIVSSQQPLFSIDNKVYHASYISALGKYNEVLDSIKNLKNDIDKTKEIIEKNKIIFLQNKKELIKFQTLYKKNFISELDLDNMRNKLLDSEKTLNNSENELKNLQVKYKKNEDSIPSLLIAKGSLNQAKINLDNTTILSPMKGEIVMDNFYENTFVKENTTLFYIKNDDILKVNVDLKEKNINSITSGRKALILFDGIPGIIFKGKVENISPILAQGYTASNTLVNIPEDNRWIRDNGKIRVSILVENSQSIKNLSSGSMASVILLSKDDNIFYNFMAKVWIHIIKVFNYVY; translated from the coding sequence CTATTCTTCTAGAGCACATTTAGAATATCAAATTTCTCCTGTATATAGTAAAGTATCTGGTAGTGTTGATAAAATATTTGTTAAAAATGGAGAGATTGTTAGCTCTCAACAACCACTTTTTTCAATTGATAATAAAGTTTATCATGCTTCATATATTTCAGCTCTAGGTAAATATAATGAAGTTCTTGATTCAATTAAAAATTTAAAAAATGATATCGACAAAACTAAAGAAATCATAGAAAAAAATAAAATTATATTCCTTCAAAATAAAAAAGAACTTATAAAATTTCAAACTCTTTATAAGAAAAATTTTATAAGTGAACTTGATCTTGATAATATGAGAAATAAACTTTTAGATTCAGAAAAAACTTTAAATAATAGTGAAAATGAATTAAAAAATTTACAAGTTAAATATAAAAAAAATGAAGATTCAATCCCTTCTCTTTTAATAGCAAAAGGATCTCTAAACCAAGCTAAAATTAATCTAGATAACACAACTATTTTATCCCCAATGAAAGGAGAAATAGTTATGGATAATTTTTATGAAAATACCTTTGTTAAAGAGAATACAACACTTTTTTATATAAAAAATGATGATATCTTAAAGGTAAATGTTGATTTAAAAGAAAAAAATATTAACTCAATAACTTCTGGAAGGAAAGCTCTTATACTATTTGATGGTATCCCTGGTATTATTTTTAAAGGCAAAGTTGAAAATATTAGTCCTATCTTAGCTCAAGGTTACACAGCTTCAAATACTTTAGTTAATATTCCAGAAGATAATCGTTGGATAAGAGATAACGGTAAAATTAGAGTATCTATTCTTGTTGAAAATTCTCAAAGCATTAAAAATTTATCTAGTGGCTCTATGGCATCAGTTATTCTTCTTTCAAAAGATGACAATATTTTTTATAACTTTATGGCTAAAGTTTGGATCCATATTATAAAGGTATTCAACTATGTGTATTAA